From one Flavobacteriales bacterium genomic stretch:
- a CDS encoding T9SS type A sorting domain-containing protein has product MSYCATAPAFENSFLNLFIGCPFTDFVGAASFETTSCGNDNVTIQYTNVPAGTYYYAVLTDVGSVGPYTINVAAAPCAPPSDYCEASANSLQFEKISNVTFAGINNNSVSNAGYEDFTLGTAATVVAGQSYPLSITIAGGFATDQVLAWVDWDHNSVFDAGEIIFSSAPGVGPFNGNVTVPLTATAGQTRMRVRLHDTYVGANYPNTPNTTPCDTSTYGQVEDYTVDMIGIITGAGALSEAAFGVYPNPTDGNLIVRTGSMGGMVQLEVIDALGRTAYSEQRSVAKASSMQLALAGRLAPGTYLLRLTSGNAREEQRIVVR; this is encoded by the coding sequence TTGTCATACTGCGCTACCGCGCCAGCCTTCGAGAACTCGTTCCTCAACCTCTTCATCGGCTGCCCATTCACGGATTTCGTAGGGGCCGCCTCATTTGAGACGACGAGCTGCGGCAACGATAACGTGACCATCCAATACACGAATGTGCCGGCCGGAACCTATTACTACGCTGTACTTACCGATGTCGGTTCCGTAGGACCGTACACCATCAATGTGGCAGCAGCACCTTGCGCACCGCCGAGCGATTACTGCGAGGCAAGCGCTAACTCGCTGCAATTCGAGAAGATCAGCAACGTGACCTTCGCTGGCATCAACAACAACAGCGTGAGCAATGCGGGCTATGAGGATTTCACGCTGGGCACAGCCGCTACCGTGGTGGCCGGCCAATCCTACCCGTTGAGCATCACGATTGCTGGCGGCTTCGCCACCGACCAGGTGCTGGCTTGGGTGGATTGGGACCATAACTCCGTGTTCGATGCCGGTGAGATCATCTTCAGTTCGGCGCCGGGCGTTGGCCCCTTCAATGGGAATGTGACCGTCCCGCTCACCGCGACCGCTGGCCAGACCCGCATGCGCGTGCGCCTGCACGACACATACGTAGGGGCCAATTACCCCAACACCCCGAACACCACGCCCTGCGACACCAGCACCTACGGCCAGGTGGAGGACTACACCGTTGACATGATCGGGATCATCACCGGAGCTGGTGCCCTGAGCGAGGCCGCCTTCGGCGTGTACCCGAACCCCACGGATGGCAACCTGATCGTGCGCACCGGCAGCATGGGCGGCATGGTGCAGCTGGAAGTGATCGACGCGCTGGGGCGCACGGCGTACAGCGAGCAACGCTCGGTGGCCAAGGCCTCGAGCATGCAGCTGGCACTGGCCGGTCGCCTTGCTCCGGGCACTTACCTTCTACGCCTCACCAGCGGCAATGCCCGCGAGGAGCAACGCATCGTGGTGCGCTGA
- a CDS encoding cation transporter yields the protein MEQELHIAGMTCEGCAAKVAHLLRQLPGAEEVRVDHAQGLAVIRSSRAVSASDASAALQGTKYQVVAAAAVEVDNRTEPFALRTYYPLALVIGFITLVSSITSWSHGTIDPMRFMAHFMAGFFIAFSFFKLLDVRGFADSYAGYDLLAMKWKGYGFVYPFVELALGAGYLLVAHAWWLNVATIAVMGFSLLGVLRAVLNKQRIRCACLGTVFNLPMSTVTIAEDALMIAMAALMLLPGS from the coding sequence ATGGAACAGGAGCTCCATATCGCAGGCATGACCTGCGAAGGCTGCGCGGCGAAGGTCGCCCATCTGTTGCGGCAGCTTCCGGGTGCGGAAGAGGTGCGCGTGGATCATGCGCAGGGGCTGGCCGTGATCAGGTCGAGCCGCGCTGTTTCCGCTTCAGATGCTTCGGCCGCATTGCAGGGAACGAAGTACCAAGTGGTCGCCGCAGCTGCAGTGGAGGTGGACAATCGCACGGAGCCTTTCGCCCTGCGCACCTACTACCCGCTCGCCTTGGTGATCGGCTTCATCACGCTTGTTTCGTCAATCACCTCGTGGAGCCACGGAACCATCGACCCCATGCGCTTCATGGCGCACTTCATGGCGGGCTTCTTCATCGCCTTCTCGTTCTTCAAGCTGCTCGATGTCCGTGGCTTCGCCGATAGTTATGCGGGCTACGACCTGCTGGCGATGAAATGGAAAGGCTATGGCTTCGTGTACCCCTTCGTCGAATTGGCACTGGGCGCGGGGTATCTGCTCGTGGCTCATGCGTGGTGGCTGAACGTGGCTACCATCGCGGTCATGGGCTTCAGCCTGCTGGGCGTGCTGCGCGCGGTGCTCAACAAGCAGCGCATCCGGTGCGCCTGTCTGGGCACGGTGTTCAACCTGCCCATGAGCACAGTGACCATCGCCGAGGATGCCTTGATGATCGCGATGGCGGCGCTGATGCTCCTGCCCGGCTCCTGA
- the gatC gene encoding Asp-tRNA(Asn)/Glu-tRNA(Gln) amidotransferase subunit GatC, translated as MKIDEATLDRIAELARLDYSDPAARKAILADMEKVLTFVEKLNEVDTTGVEPLIFMTDEADVLREDLAETTITKKEALMNAPVKDSDYFKVPRVVDKG; from the coding sequence ATGAAGATCGACGAGGCCACCCTGGACCGCATTGCCGAACTGGCTCGCTTGGATTACAGCGACCCGGCCGCGCGCAAAGCCATTCTCGCCGACATGGAGAAGGTGCTCACCTTCGTGGAGAAGCTCAACGAGGTGGATACCACCGGCGTGGAGCCACTGATCTTCATGACCGATGAGGCCGATGTGCTCCGCGAGGATCTGGCCGAGACGACGATCACGAAGAAGGAAGCCCTGATGAATGCACCGGTGAAGGACAGCGATTACTTCAAGGTGCCGAGGGTGGTGGATAAGGGCTGA
- a CDS encoding 1-acyl-sn-glycerol-3-phosphate acyltransferase — MIARAGAAHLAKWLFLPLRVAYKCWFVFVFFSSLVLLYVPFRILLYTPQRYYKAFRLKRVWASYLAYASGVPPRIVSKAPLPEPPYVICCNHSSYIDIIQMYNVIPRYFLFIGKYELLKWPLFNMFFKGMNIAVNRSDRGGAAKAFRKAAQAIDRGTSIAIFPEGTIPAYAPRMKPFKDGAFKLAIEKQVPIVPVTFVDHWRLFGEPLELFARARPGIARVVIHDSLPTAGLGEADQAGLRKRVYEVIEGPLLHDDARQARTSRP, encoded by the coding sequence GTGATAGCGAGAGCCGGCGCAGCCCATCTGGCCAAGTGGCTCTTCCTTCCCTTGCGCGTGGCCTACAAGTGCTGGTTCGTCTTCGTGTTCTTCAGCTCGCTGGTGCTGCTCTATGTCCCTTTCCGCATCCTGCTGTATACCCCGCAGCGTTACTACAAGGCCTTCCGCCTGAAGCGCGTTTGGGCCAGCTACCTGGCCTACGCCAGCGGTGTTCCGCCGCGCATCGTGAGCAAAGCGCCCCTGCCCGAGCCACCGTACGTGATCTGCTGCAATCACAGCAGCTACATCGACATCATCCAGATGTACAATGTGATCCCACGCTACTTCCTCTTCATCGGGAAATACGAGCTGCTGAAGTGGCCCCTGTTCAACATGTTCTTCAAGGGCATGAACATCGCGGTGAACCGCAGTGATCGCGGCGGGGCCGCCAAGGCCTTCCGCAAAGCGGCCCAGGCCATCGATCGCGGCACCAGCATCGCCATCTTCCCCGAAGGCACCATACCGGCTTACGCGCCCCGCATGAAGCCCTTCAAGGATGGCGCCTTCAAGCTGGCCATCGAGAAGCAGGTCCCCATCGTGCCGGTGACCTTCGTGGACCACTGGCGGCTGTTCGGTGAGCCGCTGGAGCTGTTTGCGCGAGCCAGGCCAGGCATCGCGCGCGTGGTGATCCATGACTCCTTGCCAACGGCTGGGCTGGGCGAAGCCGACCAAGCCGGCCTGCGGAAGCGCGTGTACGAGGTGATCGAGGGGCCGCTCTTGCATGACGATGCCCGGCAAGCACGAACTTCGCGGCCATGA